In the genome of bacterium, one region contains:
- a CDS encoding FAD-binding oxidoreductase, which yields MNNEAEVVVIGGGVHGASVAYHLARAGRQVVLVEKGAIGSGSSGASGGIIRSHYSTEPMVRLAHRAAQLWPRLEDELGHPVDYVRNGLIVAVSKADAEGMTRFVRMQQRIGVETEIIQPEAISRFIPEFEPDGLALAAYEAQAGYADPYSTAVAFARKAQEVGAQVCTQTTVTAIAANGPGGRRVVTDQGSIRTPLIVNCAGAWAPRIAAMLGVELPVSPGYLQMVAFHPHYPHWGQNSPTWLDLCTMTYCRPDAAGLMLAGGGLSENTVLEGDAIDPDDYPSRPTMMFEAEIHDNLIRRCPWGERMSRVRSWSGPDGNSPDFHLLFGPVPGVDGYLQIVGGSGNSFKLAPATGEAIAEYVTTGGCTHLDLQAFSITRFEENRPFRGGYQMHIIG from the coding sequence ATGAACAACGAAGCGGAGGTCGTGGTCATCGGCGGAGGCGTCCACGGCGCAAGCGTCGCCTACCACCTCGCCAGGGCCGGCAGGCAGGTCGTCCTGGTCGAGAAGGGGGCGATCGGGTCAGGATCCTCGGGCGCCTCGGGAGGCATCATTCGCTCCCATTACTCGACTGAGCCGATGGTCCGGCTGGCGCACCGGGCGGCGCAGCTCTGGCCCCGCCTGGAGGACGAACTCGGCCATCCCGTGGATTACGTTCGCAATGGCTTGATCGTCGCGGTATCGAAGGCCGATGCCGAGGGGATGACTCGGTTCGTACGGATGCAGCAGCGCATCGGGGTCGAGACGGAGATCATCCAGCCGGAGGCGATCTCTCGCTTCATCCCGGAATTCGAGCCGGACGGGCTCGCCCTCGCTGCCTACGAGGCTCAGGCCGGCTACGCCGATCCCTACTCCACCGCCGTCGCCTTCGCCAGGAAGGCCCAGGAGGTCGGCGCGCAGGTCTGCACGCAGACGACGGTGACCGCCATCGCCGCCAACGGTCCGGGGGGCCGACGGGTGGTCACGGACCAGGGCTCGATCCGCACGCCCTTGATCGTCAACTGCGCGGGGGCGTGGGCCCCTCGGATCGCCGCGATGCTGGGGGTGGAACTGCCGGTGAGCCCTGGGTACCTGCAGATGGTGGCCTTTCATCCGCACTACCCGCACTGGGGCCAGAACAGCCCCACCTGGCTTGACCTGTGTACTATGACCTACTGTCGCCCCGACGCCGCAGGCTTGATGCTGGCCGGGGGCGGCCTATCCGAGAACACGGTGCTGGAGGGGGACGCCATCGATCCGGACGATTATCCGTCTCGCCCGACGATGATGTTCGAAGCGGAGATCCACGATAACTTGATCCGCCGATGCCCGTGGGGGGAGCGGATGTCCAGGGTCCGCTCCTGGTCGGGCCCGGATGGCAACAGCCCAGACTTTCATCTCCTTTTCGGCCCCGTCCCCGGCGTGGATGGGTACCTCCAGATCGTGGGGGGCAGTGGAAACTCGTTCAAGCTCGCCCCGGCCACCGGCGAAGCGATCGCCGAGTACGTGACCACGGGAGGGTGTACGCACCTCGATCTCCAGGCCTTCAGCATCACGCGCTTTGAGGAGAACCGACCCTTCCGCGGCGGATACCAGATGCACATCATCGGTTAG
- a CDS encoding HAMP domain-containing protein, which produces MAFVLFVPGMDHWLVGAVNFAQGEFLNTLRGSGGVPLDFEVVDDRGMVLISSDPTALGRLTEHMPVVASLIVQSHAGIVPHNVVSHPHYVAYTPLPGYPGWGVNVEQPRDVVLTLPHELQRRMLLFGFVIVTGMSLLAFLDVRSVIQPLTRLRDAAERIADGNLDHPVRVTAKMKSAHSPGPLRRCGPPSRRRGRKSRRGTVSWRTASPTGPERSRRWPRRMPACLPWPGGRSAIWRPRSIC; this is translated from the coding sequence ATGGCATTCGTGCTGTTCGTCCCGGGGATGGACCACTGGCTTGTGGGGGCGGTGAACTTCGCGCAGGGGGAGTTCCTCAACACTCTACGCGGGAGCGGCGGCGTGCCGCTGGACTTCGAGGTGGTCGATGACCGGGGTATGGTGCTGATTTCCTCGGATCCGACCGCACTCGGCCGGCTCACCGAGCATATGCCGGTCGTTGCCTCCCTCATCGTGCAGAGTCACGCCGGCATCGTGCCGCACAATGTCGTCTCGCATCCCCACTACGTGGCGTACACGCCGCTGCCGGGCTACCCGGGATGGGGCGTGAACGTCGAACAGCCGAGAGATGTTGTACTCACGCTGCCGCATGAGCTCCAGCGCCGGATGCTGTTGTTCGGGTTCGTGATCGTCACCGGGATGTCGCTGCTGGCCTTCTTGGACGTGCGGAGCGTCATCCAGCCACTCACGCGCCTCCGCGATGCGGCGGAGCGGATCGCCGACGGCAACCTCGACCACCCAGTGCGCGTGACCGCAAAGATGAAGTCGGCACACTCGCCCGGACCTTTGAGACGATGCGGACCGCCCTCAAGGCGTCGCGGGAGGAAATCGCGACGTGGAACCGTCAGCTGGAGGACCGCGTCGCCGACCGGACCCGAGAGATCTCGGCGATGGCCGCGGAGAATGCCGGCCTGTTTGCCCTGGCCAGGCGGGCGGAGCGCAATCTGGCGTCCACGGTCGATCTGCTGA
- a CDS encoding cupredoxin domain-containing protein, protein MPKTIYAKAGVPVRLKITSEDVVHGFAIDGLPVKITELIPGKTEYVTFTPATPGTYYYHCTTYCGLSHAMMFGQIIVTARR, encoded by the coding sequence GTGCCCAAGACCATCTATGCCAAGGCGGGTGTCCCGGTTCGGCTCAAGATCACCTCCGAGGACGTCGTGCACGGGTTCGCCATCGACGGTCTCCCCGTGAAGATTACCGAGCTCATTCCGGGGAAGACCGAGTACGTCACATTTACGCCGGCGACACCGGGGACCTATTACTACCACTGCACCACATACTGTGGTCTGTCCCACGCGATGATGTTTGGGCAGATCATCGTGACCGCTCGGCGGTAG
- a CDS encoding hemerythrin domain-containing protein: MTERLTQRLVAEHPGLLARIHAIAAALASKTPASAEGAAVIRRGLATLKQELDLHASLEDDAVFSVLEPELLERGGIALTPFKEEHDEVRRHLHDLEHALGAASTGAAANLPKAAQAARDLEGTCEDHFRKEEEVVFPMAEEILTEEAWGKVDRLAEAITASGFTR, from the coding sequence GTGACGGAGCGGCTGACGCAGCGACTCGTGGCGGAGCATCCCGGCCTGCTGGCCCGGATTCACGCGATCGCTGCCGCGCTCGCCAGTAAGACGCCGGCGTCGGCTGAAGGGGCGGCCGTGATTCGCCGCGGTCTCGCCACCCTCAAGCAGGAGTTGGACCTTCATGCCTCGCTCGAGGACGACGCCGTGTTCAGCGTGCTCGAACCTGAGCTGCTCGAACGAGGCGGGATCGCCCTCACCCCGTTCAAAGAAGAGCACGACGAAGTCCGCCGCCACCTACACGACCTCGAGCACGCCCTGGGAGCCGCGTCGACGGGCGCCGCAGCGAATCTGCCAAAAGCCGCCCAGGCGGCGCGGGACCTAGAGGGCACGTGCGAAGACCACTTTCGCAAGGAAGAGGAAGTCGTCTTCCCGATGGCCGAGGAGATCCTGACCGAGGAGGCTTGGGGGAAGGTGGACCGACTCGCCGAGGCGATCACAGCCAGCGGGTTCACCCGCTGA
- a CDS encoding LuxR C-terminal-related transcriptional regulator, with amino-acid sequence MVPDLLDLFTRTADGVMAVDPACRVILWNRAAESILGYTATEVLGRACHEVMQGRDEPGNLFCHPHCSVLTMARHDEAAQAYDIATRGKDGAERWLNVSTVLVPTRGGNIVVHLFRDVTGARRAFRAVPAGAEPPPPAASTPDPTAGHLTGREQEVLRLMARGEGTQTIARRLFISTATVRNHTQNILTKLGVHSRLEAVALAFRRHLI; translated from the coding sequence ATGGTCCCCGACCTCCTCGACCTGTTCACCCGCACTGCCGACGGCGTCATGGCCGTGGATCCGGCTTGCCGGGTGATTCTCTGGAATCGCGCCGCCGAATCGATTCTCGGGTATACGGCGACCGAGGTGCTGGGTCGAGCCTGTCACGAGGTGATGCAGGGGCGCGATGAACCCGGGAACCTGTTCTGTCACCCCCACTGCTCCGTGTTGACGATGGCGCGTCACGACGAGGCCGCGCAGGCCTACGACATCGCCACGCGGGGCAAGGACGGCGCGGAGCGGTGGTTAAATGTGAGCACGGTACTGGTCCCGACGCGGGGCGGCAACATCGTGGTCCACCTGTTCCGGGACGTGACGGGGGCGCGGAGGGCGTTTCGCGCCGTGCCGGCCGGGGCGGAGCCCCCGCCGCCTGCCGCCTCGACTCCCGACCCTACGGCCGGGCACCTCACAGGGCGCGAGCAGGAGGTCCTGCGGCTGATGGCCCGTGGCGAGGGGACCCAGACCATCGCCCGCCGGCTGTTCATCAGCACCGCGACCGTGCGCAATCATACGCAGAATATCCTCACGAAGCTCGGCGTGCACAGCCGCCTCGAGGCCGTCGCTCTGGCCTTTCGCCGTCACCTCATCTAG
- a CDS encoding TetR/AcrR family transcriptional regulator — protein MEYDARREAILKTAAALFASRGFERTSIRDVARAAGMSVAGLYYYVRSKEELLYRICDRRFSMLLDSLDQELAHTLDPGERIHVLIRNHLDHFLRDMNEIKVITRELGSLRGPHAVKIAALRRRYYAVCRDVLAGFGASGVPARLAAMSLFGMVNWVQMWYRPEVDGGVDRLADGMTRIFLHGYGTSQAGERQWTGTTAASR, from the coding sequence ATGGAATATGACGCGCGGCGCGAGGCGATCCTGAAGACGGCGGCGGCGTTGTTCGCGTCGCGGGGGTTCGAACGGACGTCGATCCGGGACGTCGCCCGGGCTGCCGGGATGAGCGTGGCAGGACTGTACTATTACGTGCGGAGCAAGGAAGAGCTGCTCTACCGCATCTGCGACCGCCGGTTCTCCATGCTGCTCGACTCACTGGACCAGGAGCTTGCGCACACCCTCGATCCCGGAGAGCGCATCCACGTGCTGATCCGCAACCACCTCGACCACTTCCTCCGAGACATGAACGAGATCAAGGTGATCACCCGTGAACTGGGATCCCTGCGGGGGCCCCACGCGGTCAAGATCGCCGCGCTGCGCCGCCGATACTACGCGGTCTGCCGCGACGTCCTGGCGGGGTTCGGGGCGAGCGGCGTGCCGGCGCGACTCGCGGCGATGAGCCTGTTCGGCATGGTCAACTGGGTGCAGATGTGGTACCGCCCCGAGGTCGACGGCGGGGTCGACCGCCTGGCCGATGGCATGACTCGGATCTTCCTCCACGGCTACGGGACGTCACAGGCGGGGGAGCGCCAATGGACGGGAACGACGGCCGCGTCACGCTGA
- a CDS encoding enoyl-CoA hydratase/isomerase family protein, which produces MDGNDGRVTLTRHGRAARLVLDRPPLNILTLGMLHELAAACEVLAGDPEVTVVTLASAGPRAFCVGVDVAAHAPDRAAPMLAAFQTMAERMLALDQVVIAAVQGPALGGGWELALLCDLVVAAEGATFGVPEVKLAALPPLAAAALPRLVGTARALDLVLTGRPVSAEEALRWGLVARVVPAVDLGRATDELAAALLAHSGVAVRLAKRAVAAPGRDAVARALREATALYRTELLPTTDAAEGIAAFMAKRPPAWKHA; this is translated from the coding sequence ATGGACGGGAACGACGGCCGCGTCACGCTGACCCGGCACGGGCGCGCGGCCCGGCTCGTCCTCGACCGGCCGCCGCTCAACATCCTCACGCTGGGAATGCTTCACGAGCTCGCCGCCGCGTGCGAGGTGCTTGCGGGCGACCCGGAGGTCACCGTCGTCACGCTGGCCTCGGCCGGCCCGCGGGCGTTCTGCGTCGGAGTCGACGTCGCGGCGCACGCGCCGGACCGCGCGGCGCCGATGCTGGCGGCGTTTCAGACGATGGCCGAGCGGATGCTGGCCCTCGATCAGGTCGTGATCGCTGCCGTGCAGGGGCCGGCGCTCGGTGGCGGCTGGGAGCTCGCGCTGCTCTGCGACCTGGTCGTGGCCGCCGAGGGTGCGACGTTTGGGGTCCCGGAGGTGAAGCTCGCCGCGCTTCCGCCGCTGGCCGCGGCCGCGCTGCCCCGGCTCGTCGGCACAGCCCGGGCGCTGGACCTCGTGCTAACGGGCCGGCCCGTCTCCGCGGAAGAGGCGCTGCGGTGGGGGCTCGTGGCGCGGGTCGTCCCCGCGGTCGACCTGGGCCGGGCCACCGATGAGCTGGCCGCCGCCCTGCTCGCCCACAGCGGGGTGGCCGTCCGGCTCGCGAAGCGCGCGGTTGCGGCCCCCGGGCGGGACGCCGTGGCCCGGGCGTTGCGGGAGGCCACGGCACTGTATCGGACCGAACTGCTCCCGACCACGGACGCGGCCGAGGGCATCGCCGCGTTTATGGCAAAGCGTCCGCCGGCCTGGAAGCACGCCTAG
- a CDS encoding 2-hydroxyacyl-CoA dehydratase family protein, producing the protein MAPAQELAALLDECRVLVEDPEFPAVRRWQEAHPGGKVLGHFQVYFPEEIAHAAGMLPVKILGAGSGVQIRKADARIAAFVCSIIRSSLELALTGRLDFLSMFVIPPICDAARNACGVWVRNLPSLTTQVLYLPQNATSPAAAAYARDEYHRIATIIEGLTGEAITDDRLRASIALYNENRRLLREVYRVKRDTPWLLSGVEAYTLTRAGGVMPREDHNALLHRALELVPHRQAKRQDKIRVVFEGGYCEQPPVDMLTVIQDACYIVDDDLLIGLRWHLDDVPAGEDPLADLARAYLEGSSYSPVQHDPRKPKSQMLVRRIREARADAAIVAAPKMCEPGLEEQVNHIRALEEAGIPHLVMEFEEKMTVFEQMRMEVETFAESLLFDFA; encoded by the coding sequence ATGGCACCGGCACAGGAACTGGCGGCGCTCCTCGATGAGTGCCGGGTGCTGGTCGAGGACCCAGAATTCCCCGCCGTCCGGCGGTGGCAGGAAGCTCACCCCGGCGGCAAGGTGCTGGGCCATTTCCAGGTGTACTTCCCGGAGGAGATCGCCCACGCCGCCGGCATGCTGCCGGTCAAGATCCTAGGCGCCGGCAGCGGCGTGCAGATTCGCAAAGCCGACGCGCGCATCGCCGCGTTCGTATGCTCGATCATCCGCAGTTCGCTCGAGCTCGCACTTACCGGCCGCCTCGACTTCCTCTCGATGTTTGTGATCCCGCCGATCTGCGATGCCGCCCGGAACGCGTGCGGCGTCTGGGTGCGCAACCTGCCATCCCTCACCACCCAGGTGCTCTACCTCCCGCAAAACGCGACCTCGCCCGCCGCCGCCGCGTACGCTCGGGACGAGTACCACCGCATCGCCACAATCATCGAGGGGCTAACGGGGGAGGCGATCACGGACGACCGCCTGCGCGCCAGCATCGCCCTCTACAACGAGAACCGACGCCTGCTGCGCGAGGTCTATCGGGTGAAGCGGGACACTCCCTGGCTCCTCTCGGGGGTGGAAGCATACACGTTGACCCGGGCCGGGGGCGTGATGCCGCGCGAGGACCACAACGCGCTGCTGCACCGCGCCCTCGAGCTCGTGCCGCACCGCCAGGCGAAGCGCCAGGACAAGATCCGGGTGGTCTTCGAAGGTGGGTACTGCGAGCAGCCGCCTGTGGACATGCTCACCGTCATCCAGGACGCCTGCTACATCGTGGACGATGACCTCCTGATCGGGCTGCGCTGGCACCTCGACGATGTGCCGGCGGGCGAGGACCCCCTCGCCGACCTGGCCCGGGCGTACCTGGAAGGGTCGAGCTACAGCCCGGTGCAGCACGACCCCCGGAAACCCAAGTCGCAGATGCTGGTGCGCCGCATTCGGGAGGCCCGCGCCGATGCGGCGATCGTCGCCGCGCCAAAGATGTGCGAGCCCGGCCTCGAGGAGCAGGTCAACCACATTCGCGCGCTGGAGGAGGCGGGGATCCCGCACCTCGTGATGGAGTTCGAGGAGAAGATGACCGTCTTCGAGCAGATGCGGATGGAAGTCGAGACGTTCGCCGAGTCGTTGCTCTTCGACTTCGCCTGA